The Silvanigrella paludirubra genome window below encodes:
- a CDS encoding LIC_12616 family protein has product MISYIETFKDYLYDWLIDFGEVRFANQSVGIPKYPFIICNIKSINKKGLDQEILNLKDDEVLRYGSRDFNISIDIYDNENGNANEIAQNIADSIDSRTTSLFFRKINFVLNSDVKIIDLTTLIKTKFEQRFHIDLLAKYTSNIKEKIETIDLNKIKIKGEFN; this is encoded by the coding sequence ATGATCAGTTACATCGAAACTTTTAAAGATTACTTATATGACTGGCTCATTGATTTTGGTGAAGTGCGCTTTGCAAATCAATCTGTAGGAATTCCAAAATATCCTTTTATTATTTGCAATATTAAATCAATTAATAAAAAAGGATTAGATCAAGAAATTCTGAATTTAAAAGATGATGAAGTTTTAAGATATGGTTCTAGAGATTTTAATATCTCAATTGATATTTATGATAATGAAAATGGAAATGCTAATGAAATTGCACAAAATATAGCGGATTCTATAGATTCAAGAACTACAAGTTTATTTTTTAGAAAAATAAATTTTGTTTTAAATAGTGATGTTAAAATTATTGACTTAACAACTTTAATTAAAACAAAATTTGAACAAAGGTTTCATATTGATTTACTAGCTAAATATACTTCAAATATTAAAGAAAAAATTGAAACAATTGATTTAAACAAAATTAAAATAAAAGGAGAATTTAACTAA
- a CDS encoding DUF3383 family protein, with product MVSVSNVVEVNLSRQTAVPKQETFNVPLILGFNNLPAFNDKLALEFYDPSELLDPSIGFISASKEYLMAQQIFMQEPSIKKFVVGKRKVSVVNSTDASKSVYKITDDIEEIIRANNNWYALFLSDFSEKDDLMPACRWIEASKNKIASFRSTDKTILDISKNSDIANTLAAVGFNRSILTYHATNNEFVDAAILGKFLSKEAGTYCLAHKNLNGITSQNILDREFKAIQGASCNVYTDILNTPTFQDGRVLNKVTNFIDNTIAEDSLRAKLQSRIFGTLSLVDKVSYDSDGILIIENQIRSVLEDFEKKKAILKGWEVRVPKLEEIIRKYKEDRQKRELNNIWFNATINGAIQKVSVNGFISY from the coding sequence ATGGTATCAGTTAGCAATGTAGTTGAGGTTAATTTATCTCGACAAACCGCTGTTCCTAAACAAGAAACGTTTAACGTTCCTCTTATATTAGGTTTTAATAATTTACCTGCTTTTAACGATAAACTCGCATTAGAATTTTATGACCCAAGTGAGTTACTTGATCCTAGTATTGGATTTATTTCAGCAAGTAAAGAATATTTGATGGCACAACAGATTTTCATGCAAGAGCCATCAATTAAAAAATTTGTCGTTGGGAAAAGAAAAGTAAGCGTTGTAAATTCAACAGATGCTTCAAAATCTGTTTATAAAATTACAGATGATATAGAAGAAATTATTAGAGCTAATAACAATTGGTATGCACTTTTTTTATCTGATTTTTCAGAAAAAGACGACTTGATGCCAGCTTGCAGATGGATTGAAGCGAGTAAAAATAAAATTGCTTCTTTTAGATCTACTGATAAAACAATTTTAGATATTTCAAAAAATTCTGACATAGCAAATACTTTAGCAGCGGTTGGATTTAATCGATCAATATTGACTTATCACGCTACAAATAATGAATTTGTTGATGCTGCAATTTTAGGGAAGTTTTTATCAAAAGAAGCAGGAACGTATTGTCTTGCGCATAAGAATCTAAATGGGATAACAAGTCAAAATATTTTGGATAGAGAATTTAAAGCAATTCAAGGAGCTTCTTGTAATGTTTATACGGATATTTTAAATACTCCCACATTTCAAGACGGTCGTGTATTAAATAAAGTCACTAATTTTATAGATAACACAATTGCAGAAGATTCTCTTAGAGCAAAGTTGCAGTCAAGAATTTTTGGGACACTTTCATTGGTAGACAAAGTTTCTTATGACAGTGACGGAATTTTAATAATTGAAAATCAAATAAGATCAGTATTAGAAGATTTTGAAAAGAAAAAAGCTATTCTTAAAGGTTGGGAAGTTCGGGTTCCGAAATTAGAAGAAATAATTAGAAAATATAAAGAAGACAGACAAAAAAGAGAATTAAATAACATTTGGTTTAATGCAACTATAAATGGAGCAATTCAAAAGGTTTCAGTAAATGGATTTATTTCTTACTAA
- a CDS encoding phage structural protein: MAIATYSPKDVKVIIGIAPMIGFADGSFVDIEFNEEAFKPFTGADGNHARTKNANESGKITIKLSQTSPCNDILSVIHNVDRETGNGIVPIIIKDNYGTTLVVGAECYIEKSPKIGYGKEIEAREWVFYVAKLKMHLGGNNVYGQLYDGGNK, encoded by the coding sequence ATGGCAATAGCAACGTACTCTCCAAAAGATGTAAAAGTCATCATAGGTATTGCGCCTATGATTGGTTTTGCAGATGGTAGCTTTGTAGATATTGAATTTAATGAAGAGGCTTTTAAACCATTTACGGGTGCAGATGGTAATCATGCACGCACAAAAAATGCAAATGAAAGTGGTAAAATCACCATAAAATTAAGTCAAACATCTCCATGCAATGATATTTTATCCGTAATTCACAACGTGGATAGAGAAACAGGAAATGGCATTGTTCCAATTATTATCAAAGATAATTATGGGACAACTTTAGTTGTTGGAGCAGAATGTTATATCGAAAAATCTCCCAAAATTGGTTACGGAAAAGAAATTGAAGCAAGAGAATGGGTTTTTTATGTAGCTAAATTAAAAATGCATCTTGGTGGAAATAATGTTTATGGGCAACTTTATGATGGGGGTAATAAATAA
- a CDS encoding phage tail assembly chaperone, producing the protein MSKDLGKDLFTVIDLDGYEYVCYLWNSDKAARWVRRCQEIFFKPIAATIGKNISIEQFSPDEFELKNMHLDIENGFNSFLNSVDEVKYVQYLKELFAGVAYKNNSINFEMHFRGKMLHMHKLAYKIMEFQLADFFDAVRGGASKFLSQTSNKKSKDSTEEKLNGESGDWSQEDLETQ; encoded by the coding sequence ATGAGTAAAGATTTAGGAAAAGACTTGTTTACAGTAATTGACTTAGATGGGTACGAATATGTTTGTTACTTATGGAACTCTGACAAAGCTGCAAGATGGGTAAGGAGATGTCAAGAAATATTTTTTAAACCCATTGCTGCTACGATTGGAAAAAATATTTCAATTGAACAATTTTCTCCTGATGAGTTTGAATTAAAAAATATGCATTTAGATATCGAAAATGGTTTTAATTCATTTTTAAACTCTGTTGATGAAGTAAAATATGTTCAATATTTAAAAGAATTATTTGCTGGAGTTGCTTACAAAAATAATTCAATAAATTTTGAAATGCATTTTAGAGGGAAAATGCTCCATATGCACAAACTCGCATACAAAATTATGGAGTTTCAATTGGCGGATTTTTTCGACGCCGTGAGAGGCGGCGCATCCAAATTCCTCTCTCAGACATCGAACAAAAAATCCAAGGACTCGACGGAGGAGAAATTGAATGGGGAGTCTGGCGACTGGTCGCAGGAAGACTTGGAAACCCAGTAG
- a CDS encoding phage baseplate protein yields MGLLSFFQNGKSCLAFDDLEIDVSLSETHTYESDITKNPVEKGSPICDNIVHKQPKVSIKGLCSPLKIEYLGGIKAMSAQSFVQNKWQQLLKLKLSGEKITLFTGLDIYPDMIMTTLNKTRDSSNVNHLEFTANFERIKIVPVEYTSMKINIPKSASKTKVNSANKTNAGLQDKKPVDNSYLDAGLKWFGF; encoded by the coding sequence ATGGGATTATTAAGCTTTTTCCAAAATGGTAAATCATGTTTGGCTTTTGATGATTTAGAAATTGATGTTTCTTTGTCAGAAACGCATACTTATGAATCAGATATTACTAAAAACCCTGTAGAAAAAGGCTCTCCGATATGCGATAATATTGTGCACAAACAACCAAAGGTTTCTATAAAAGGTTTATGTAGCCCATTAAAAATTGAATATTTAGGTGGAATAAAAGCTATGTCTGCTCAGTCTTTCGTTCAAAATAAATGGCAACAATTATTAAAATTAAAACTTTCAGGTGAGAAAATTACATTATTTACAGGTCTTGACATTTATCCAGACATGATCATGACGACATTAAATAAAACAAGAGACTCATCTAATGTTAATCATCTTGAGTTTACTGCAAATTTTGAAAGAATAAAAATTGTTCCAGTTGAATATACATCTATGAAAATAAATATACCAAAATCCGCAAGCAAGACAAAAGTAAATTCTGCAAATAAAACTAATGCTGGATTACAAGATAAAAAGCCAGTGGATAACTCTTATTTAGATGCAGGACTAAAGTGGTTTGGTTTTTAA